A window of Pseudodesulfovibrio hydrargyri contains these coding sequences:
- the speA gene encoding biosynthetic arginine decarboxylase, with amino-acid sequence MTHAHEGWTAERSAELYRVREWGAGFFGVSENGDLQVTATPDDFAGAVSIPDIIAGIQARGLDLPVLLRIENLLDTQISLLNDSFIQAMKSLDYGGAYLGAYPIKVNQQQQVVEAVTRHGRKYHHGLEAGSKAELIAAMGMHSDPGAVLVCNGYKDEEFVDLALHAVQLGFKCVLVIEMPGELPLIIERSRALGVEPILGVRAKLASQATGQWAESGGDRSIFGLNAAQIIEVIDRLKEAGMLGCLQLLHYHLGSQIPNIREIRSGVAEASRIYAGLAAEGAGMRYLDLGGGLAVDYDGTRTSLSSSRNYSVYEYCADVIEGVMTVLDEQGVPHPTIITESGRALVAYYSMLLFNVLDAARFEPEPLPDSLPEDTNVHIRHMHQTMLALTPDNVQESFNDALYYRDEVRQAFNQGTISFRERALGENVFWQTVRNIAILARDLPALPLELEGIARTLSDIYYCNFSVFQSLPDAWAIDQLFPVMPVHRLDEEPTREGSLADITCDCDGKIDRFIEGPGVNRTMRLHALRSSEEYCLGAFLVGAYQETLGDLHNLFGDTNVVTIRILEDGKYEFVGELEGDTVEDVLSYVEYDTKALLTRFRETAEQSVRKGLITPAQRREILQAYKNGLRGYTYLER; translated from the coding sequence GTGACCCATGCACACGAAGGCTGGACCGCTGAGCGGTCCGCGGAACTCTACCGCGTCCGGGAATGGGGCGCGGGCTTCTTCGGCGTCTCCGAGAACGGAGACCTCCAGGTGACCGCCACCCCCGACGACTTCGCCGGGGCGGTGTCCATCCCCGACATCATCGCCGGAATCCAGGCGCGCGGCCTGGACCTGCCGGTGCTCCTGCGCATCGAGAACCTGCTCGACACGCAGATATCCCTGCTCAACGACAGCTTCATCCAGGCCATGAAGAGCCTGGACTACGGGGGCGCCTACCTCGGCGCGTACCCCATCAAGGTCAACCAGCAGCAACAGGTGGTCGAGGCCGTGACCCGCCACGGCCGCAAGTACCACCACGGGCTCGAGGCCGGCAGCAAGGCCGAGCTCATCGCGGCCATGGGCATGCACAGCGACCCCGGGGCCGTGCTGGTCTGCAACGGGTACAAGGACGAGGAGTTCGTGGACCTGGCCCTGCACGCCGTGCAGCTCGGCTTCAAATGCGTCCTGGTCATCGAAATGCCGGGCGAGCTGCCGCTGATCATCGAACGCTCCAGGGCGCTGGGCGTGGAGCCCATCCTCGGCGTGCGCGCCAAGCTCGCCTCCCAGGCCACGGGCCAGTGGGCCGAGTCCGGCGGGGACCGCTCCATCTTCGGGCTCAACGCGGCCCAGATCATCGAGGTCATCGACCGTCTCAAGGAGGCCGGGATGCTCGGCTGCCTGCAGCTGCTCCACTACCACCTGGGCTCGCAGATCCCGAACATCCGCGAGATCCGCTCGGGCGTGGCCGAGGCCAGCCGCATCTACGCGGGGCTCGCGGCCGAGGGCGCGGGCATGCGCTACCTTGATCTCGGCGGCGGCCTGGCCGTGGACTACGACGGCACCCGGACCAGCTTGTCCAGCAGCCGCAACTATTCGGTCTACGAGTACTGCGCGGACGTCATCGAGGGTGTCATGACCGTGCTCGACGAGCAGGGCGTCCCCCACCCGACCATCATCACCGAATCCGGCCGGGCCCTGGTGGCCTACTACTCCATGCTGCTCTTCAACGTGCTCGACGCCGCCCGGTTCGAGCCCGAGCCGCTCCCGGACAGCCTGCCCGAGGACACCAACGTCCACATCCGGCACATGCACCAGACCATGCTCGCCCTGACCCCGGACAACGTCCAGGAGAGCTTCAACGACGCCCTCTACTACCGGGACGAGGTCCGCCAGGCCTTCAACCAGGGGACCATCTCCTTCCGCGAGCGCGCCCTGGGCGAGAACGTCTTCTGGCAGACCGTGCGGAACATCGCGATCCTGGCCCGGGACCTGCCCGCCCTGCCCCTGGAGCTGGAGGGTATCGCCCGCACCCTGTCGGACATCTACTACTGCAATTTCAGCGTGTTCCAATCTCTGCCCGACGCCTGGGCCATCGACCAGCTCTTCCCGGTCATGCCCGTGCACCGGCTGGACGAGGAGCCCACCCGCGAGGGGTCCCTGGCCGACATCACCTGCGACTGCGACGGCAAGATCGACCGCTTCATCGAAGGGCCCGGCGTGAACCGGACCATGCGCCTGCACGCCCTCAGGAGTTCGGAGGAATACTGCCTCGGGGCCTTCCTGGTGGGCGCGTACCAGGAGACGCTGGGCGACCTGCACAACCTGTTCGGCGACACCAACGTGGTCACCATCCGCATCCTGGAGGACGGCAAGTACGAGTTCGTGGGCGAGTTGGAAGGCGACACCGTGGAGGACGTGCTCTCCTATGTGGAGTACGACACCAAGGCGTTGCTCACCCGCTTCCGCGAAACCGCCGAACAGAGCGTGCGCAAGGGGCTGATCACCCCGGCCCAGCGCCGCGAAATCCTCCAGGCCTACAAGAACGGCCTGCGGGGCTACACCTACCTGGAACGGTAG
- a CDS encoding protein-glutamate methylesterase/protein-glutamine glutaminase, translated as MIKVLVVDDSAFMRKAISTMLDKDPGITVVGVARNGRVGLDMVRKLDPDVVTMDIEMPEMDGLTALRHIMMECPRPVLMVSSLTTEGAESTLKAMELGAVDFIPKQLSKVSLDIIKIERDLIEKVKTVAARKMRHVAARAAAPRKVRRPVTATRAGGRPVRDVVAIGVSTGGPPVVQKILSSLPADFPAGILIAQHMPAAFTGPFAARLDSVSQITVKEAENGDVLRPGHAYVAPGGRHIILDQKVSHINVLVTDEPADALYKPSANVLIGSVAQAVGRRGLGVILTGMGNDGCEGIRALKGKGGRALAQSDSTCVVYGMPKAVVENNLADEIVDLDDMAESIMANLYK; from the coding sequence GTGATCAAAGTTCTCGTTGTTGATGATTCCGCGTTCATGCGCAAGGCCATCAGCACGATGCTCGACAAGGACCCCGGCATCACCGTGGTGGGGGTGGCGCGCAACGGCCGGGTCGGCCTGGACATGGTGCGCAAGCTCGATCCCGATGTGGTGACCATGGACATCGAGATGCCCGAGATGGACGGCCTGACCGCCCTCAGGCACATCATGATGGAGTGCCCCAGGCCCGTGCTCATGGTCAGTTCCCTGACCACCGAGGGGGCGGAATCCACCCTGAAGGCCATGGAGCTCGGCGCGGTGGACTTCATCCCCAAGCAGCTTTCCAAGGTCTCCCTGGACATCATCAAGATCGAGCGGGACCTCATCGAGAAGGTCAAGACCGTGGCCGCGCGCAAGATGCGCCACGTGGCCGCCCGGGCAGCCGCCCCACGCAAGGTCCGCAGGCCCGTGACAGCGACCCGCGCCGGAGGACGGCCGGTCCGCGACGTGGTGGCCATCGGCGTGTCCACGGGCGGGCCGCCCGTGGTCCAGAAAATCTTGTCCTCGCTGCCCGCCGATTTCCCGGCCGGCATTCTCATTGCCCAGCACATGCCCGCCGCCTTCACCGGGCCGTTCGCGGCCAGGCTGGACAGCGTCAGCCAGATCACGGTCAAGGAGGCCGAGAACGGCGACGTGCTCCGGCCCGGCCACGCCTATGTGGCGCCCGGCGGCAGGCACATCATTCTCGACCAGAAGGTCAGCCACATCAACGTGCTGGTCACGGACGAGCCCGCGGACGCCCTGTACAAACCCTCGGCCAACGTGCTCATCGGCTCGGTGGCCCAGGCGGTCGGCCGCAGGGGGCTCGGGGTCATCCTGACCGGCATGGGCAACGACGGCTGCGAAGGAATCCGCGCCCTCAAGGGGAAGGGGGGCAGGGCCTTGGCGCAGAGCGACTCCACTTGCGTGGTCTACGGCATGCCCAAGGCGGTGGTGGAGAACAATCTGGCGGACGAAATCGTGGATCTCGACGACATGGCCGAGTCCATCATGGCGAATCTTTATAAATAA
- a CDS encoding CheR family methyltransferase, giving the protein MSSLFSKTISLGKELRITDQEFANLRDFIYAECGIHIADNRKYLLENRLGNRLKKLNLKNFDEYYNLLRFDPARGAEMKKLYEVITTNETSFYRNPPQLKVFQEEIMPGMLDSCRRKGRKLRIWSAGCSTGEEPYTISIIIHEMLKAELPTWDIRITANDLSERVLESARRGVYNDYTLRTTPEDVAARYFDMDNGQNRIRPEVKRLVSFGQINLRDRVQLKRVERSQIVFCRNVIIYFDDEMKKRVINAFYDNLLPGGYLIIGHSESLHNITRAFKPIHYPGAIIYQKEE; this is encoded by the coding sequence ATGTCGTCTCTTTTTTCGAAGACCATCTCTCTTGGCAAGGAACTCCGGATCACGGATCAGGAGTTCGCCAACCTGCGGGATTTCATCTATGCCGAATGCGGTATCCATATTGCTGACAACCGAAAGTATTTATTGGAAAACAGACTCGGAAACAGGCTCAAGAAACTCAACTTGAAGAATTTCGACGAATACTACAACCTCCTGCGGTTCGACCCGGCCCGGGGCGCGGAGATGAAGAAGCTCTACGAGGTCATCACCACCAACGAGACCAGCTTCTACCGCAACCCGCCCCAGCTCAAGGTCTTCCAGGAGGAGATCATGCCCGGGATGCTCGACTCCTGCCGCCGCAAGGGCAGAAAGCTGCGCATCTGGTCGGCGGGGTGTTCCACCGGCGAGGAGCCCTACACCATCTCGATCATCATCCACGAGATGCTCAAGGCCGAGCTGCCTACATGGGACATCCGCATCACGGCCAACGACCTGTCGGAGCGGGTCCTGGAGTCGGCCCGCCGGGGCGTGTACAACGACTACACGCTGCGGACCACCCCGGAGGATGTCGCCGCCCGCTATTTCGACATGGACAACGGGCAGAACCGGATTAGGCCGGAGGTCAAGCGGCTGGTCAGCTTCGGCCAGATCAACCTCCGCGACCGGGTGCAGCTCAAGCGGGTGGAGCGGTCGCAGATCGTTTTCTGCCGAAACGTCATCATCTATTTCGACGACGAGATGAAAAAACGGGTCATCAACGCCTTTTACGACAACCTGCTGCCGGGCGGGTATTTGATCATCGGGCATTCCGAATCGCTGCACAACATCACGCGCGCGTTCAAGCCCATTCACTATCCGGGCGCCATCATCTATCAGAAGGAGGAGTAG
- a CDS encoding LysR family transcriptional regulator gives MELRHLRYFVGVARELNFSKAAEKLLVSQPALSTQIVDLEEDLGVQLFIRSTRQVRLTAAGEVFLEEAEDILRRAEAARQRATRTARGEEGELTVSFFAAPTMFFLPELVRRFRAAYPAVSLRLRELTPDRQLDAFERNEIDVGFTRPLPPGHPYLECEELFKERFLAVMAETHPLAGRGRIGLKELAGEPFVLMARPVAVTLYDQIIALCREAGFSPLVEHTPDLMATLLMMVAAEQGVSVVPEGVRNLREKQVAYVPLDPSPEPIPLLLSWDPGRDNPARDAFLRLGREGGFGIR, from the coding sequence ATGGAACTCAGACATCTCCGCTACTTCGTGGGCGTGGCCCGCGAGCTCAATTTTTCCAAGGCGGCGGAAAAGCTGCTGGTCTCCCAGCCCGCCTTGAGCACCCAGATAGTGGACCTGGAAGAGGATCTCGGCGTGCAGTTGTTCATCCGCAGCACGCGCCAAGTCCGGCTGACGGCCGCCGGGGAGGTCTTCCTGGAAGAGGCCGAGGACATCCTGCGCCGGGCGGAGGCGGCCCGGCAGCGGGCCACGCGCACAGCCCGGGGCGAGGAGGGGGAGCTGACCGTCAGTTTCTTCGCCGCGCCGACCATGTTTTTCCTGCCGGAACTGGTCCGCCGTTTCCGGGCCGCATACCCGGCCGTGAGCCTGCGGCTGCGGGAGCTGACCCCGGACAGACAGCTCGATGCCTTTGAGCGGAACGAGATCGACGTGGGGTTCACCCGGCCTCTGCCGCCCGGCCATCCGTATCTTGAGTGCGAGGAGTTGTTCAAGGAGCGGTTTCTGGCGGTCATGGCCGAGACGCACCCCCTGGCCGGACGCGGGCGGATAGGCCTGAAGGAGCTGGCGGGCGAGCCCTTCGTGCTCATGGCCCGCCCCGTGGCCGTCACTCTGTACGACCAGATCATCGCCCTGTGCCGCGAGGCCGGGTTCTCGCCGCTGGTCGAGCACACGCCGGACCTGATGGCCACGCTGCTCATGATGGTCGCGGCCGAGCAGGGCGTGAGCGTGGTCCCGGAGGGCGTCCGCAACCTGCGCGAAAAGCAGGTGGCCTACGTCCCGCTCGATCCGTCGCCCGAGCCCATCCCGCTGCTGCTTTCCTGGGACCCCGGCCGGGATAATCCGGCCCGCGACGCCTTCCTCCGCCTGGGCCGCGAGGGCGGATTCGGCATCCGGTAG
- a CDS encoding response regulator: protein MPKHILIVDDSKTVRNLVAFIMKKEGFKVTTAEDGLDGLEKLYSLSEVDLIVSDVNMPRMDGLTFIKTVREQAAYRDIPIVVLSTEGQDKDIQTGLTVGANLYMIKPAQPEKLVRNVKMLLG, encoded by the coding sequence ATGCCTAAACATATTCTCATAGTGGACGATTCGAAGACCGTCAGGAACCTGGTGGCCTTCATCATGAAGAAGGAAGGGTTCAAGGTGACCACGGCCGAGGACGGCCTGGACGGCCTGGAAAAGCTGTACAGCCTGTCCGAGGTCGACCTGATCGTGTCCGACGTGAACATGCCCCGCATGGACGGGCTGACCTTCATCAAGACGGTCCGGGAACAGGCCGCCTACCGGGACATCCCCATCGTGGTGCTGTCCACCGAGGGCCAGGACAAGGACATCCAGACGGGATTGACCGTGGGGGCGAATCTGTACATGATCAAACCCGCCCAGCCGGAAAAGCTTGTCCGGAACGTCAAGATGCTGCTGGGGTAG
- a CDS encoding HEAT repeat domain-containing protein, with protein MADCTEYLALLSSDNKEIVRESAFRAGEDNCVEAVPKLAELLKTNHLGIQEAVDSSLRKIGGRETVEAVIPLLRSDEAPVRNLAMDILREVGNQDMPSLIDLTLDEDPDIRIFVADILGSTGNLLAVQPLCEALLKDPEVNVRYQAAVSLGELGMEDATPCLNKAINDEEWVQYSVIEALTKIGHTSSVNALVKALDGASDLVASMIIDSLGEMGNVKAVTMLLKRMADAPTALRNKIVKAIVKILGGKSLTLLSDDERERFREYLLVALQDEDEEIQDAAIQGLAFVGGEEASSGILHIAGGLDQDRDQDRLRLIIGFLAQIGLTDALREGLLGEDQDVARVSVQVLSQIAPAACTEEDCVCQVLMEAFWKAALPVQRQIVSVVAAKGEEQSKDFFIRVLNEHEDGTVLKSAVYLLGEKLRLPEVVDQIFPLMDHQYDDVKEAALEACIAIDGPEVKARFQEMFGSAEPIRRLMATYALGKLGPMENLDILTQAVEDEIPDIRKVAVEALAASGGDDAVWRPLILHRMSDESKDVRLTVIEIMGQHYDEEMIPHLIDALNDEDDWVKVRAMDALGEHGTPEAAPLMIDMLNNSNRFVVMKAIEALGNIGGSEAFSALLEVTNSDEYELVSAAEEAISKIQEM; from the coding sequence ATGGCGGATTGTACCGAGTATCTGGCCCTGCTGAGCAGCGACAACAAGGAAATCGTTCGGGAGAGCGCATTCAGGGCCGGGGAGGATAATTGTGTCGAAGCCGTTCCCAAACTGGCGGAACTGCTCAAGACAAACCATCTGGGCATCCAGGAGGCGGTGGACAGTTCCCTGCGCAAGATCGGCGGCCGGGAGACGGTCGAGGCGGTCATACCGCTGCTGCGGTCCGACGAGGCCCCGGTGCGCAACCTGGCCATGGACATCCTGCGCGAAGTGGGCAACCAGGACATGCCGTCGCTCATCGACCTGACCCTGGACGAGGACCCGGACATACGGATTTTCGTGGCCGACATCCTCGGCTCCACCGGGAATCTTCTGGCGGTCCAGCCCCTGTGCGAGGCCCTGCTCAAGGACCCGGAGGTCAACGTCCGCTACCAGGCGGCCGTGAGCCTGGGCGAGTTGGGCATGGAGGACGCCACCCCCTGCCTGAACAAGGCCATCAACGACGAGGAGTGGGTCCAGTATTCCGTGATCGAGGCCCTGACCAAGATCGGCCACACCAGTTCGGTGAACGCCCTGGTCAAGGCCCTGGACGGGGCGTCCGACCTGGTCGCCTCCATGATCATCGACTCCCTGGGCGAGATGGGCAACGTCAAGGCCGTGACCATGCTGCTCAAGCGCATGGCCGACGCGCCCACGGCCCTGCGCAACAAGATCGTCAAGGCCATCGTCAAGATACTCGGCGGCAAGTCACTGACCCTGCTCAGCGACGACGAGCGCGAGCGGTTCCGGGAGTATTTGCTGGTGGCCCTGCAGGACGAGGACGAGGAGATCCAGGACGCCGCCATCCAGGGACTGGCCTTTGTCGGCGGCGAGGAGGCATCCTCGGGCATCCTCCACATCGCGGGCGGGCTCGACCAGGACCGCGACCAGGACCGGTTGCGGTTGATTATCGGCTTTTTGGCCCAGATCGGCCTGACCGACGCCCTCAGGGAGGGGCTGCTCGGCGAGGACCAGGACGTGGCCCGCGTGTCCGTTCAGGTCCTGTCGCAGATAGCGCCCGCCGCCTGCACCGAGGAGGACTGCGTCTGCCAGGTGCTTATGGAGGCCTTCTGGAAGGCCGCGTTGCCCGTGCAGCGGCAGATCGTCAGCGTGGTCGCCGCCAAGGGCGAGGAGCAGTCCAAGGACTTTTTCATTCGCGTCCTGAACGAACACGAGGACGGCACCGTGCTCAAGAGCGCGGTCTACCTGCTCGGCGAAAAGCTCAGGCTGCCCGAGGTGGTGGACCAGATATTCCCGCTCATGGACCACCAGTACGACGACGTCAAGGAGGCCGCGCTGGAGGCGTGCATCGCCATAGACGGCCCGGAGGTGAAGGCCCGCTTTCAGGAGATGTTCGGCAGCGCGGAGCCCATCCGGCGGCTCATGGCCACCTACGCCCTGGGCAAACTCGGCCCCATGGAGAACCTGGACATCCTGACCCAGGCCGTGGAGGACGAGATCCCGGACATCCGCAAGGTGGCCGTGGAGGCCCTGGCCGCGTCCGGCGGCGACGACGCCGTGTGGCGGCCCCTGATCCTCCATCGGATGTCCGACGAGAGCAAGGACGTGCGGTTGACGGTCATCGAGATCATGGGCCAGCACTACGACGAGGAGATGATTCCCCATCTTATCGACGCCCTGAACGACGAGGACGACTGGGTCAAGGTCCGGGCCATGGACGCCCTGGGCGAGCACGGCACGCCCGAGGCCGCGCCGCTGATGATCGACATGCTGAACAACTCCAACCGGTTCGTTGTCATGAAGGCCATCGAGGCCCTGGGCAACATCGGCGGCAGCGAGGCCTTTTCGGCCCTGCTGGAGGTGACCAACAGCGACGAGTACGAACTGGTCAGCGCCGCTGAGGAAGCCATCTCCAAGATACAGGAAATGTAG